One genomic window of Hyperolius riggenbachi isolate aHypRig1 chromosome 7, aHypRig1.pri, whole genome shotgun sequence includes the following:
- the LOC137525435 gene encoding indolethylamine N-methyltransferase-like, which translates to MDCGRRKFYHEDPFDCRTFLDTYFSDKPDMVFTDDGLKCPMMNFHYVFSSGFVKGDVLIDLSVGSLIHHLYSACDIFKDIIILKVNENCNMETSKWKDTRTGAYNWQHTSAHAAKLEGKSGQIEDKDQRLKTAIGHIISCDFKNENITYPVVLPLADCVTSLFLTTAISKDEDDYMRNLEKISKLLRPGGHLILFLVLNVSYYMVGGEKFHAFTFDENFVKNALCKLGFVIDYYAVQRRRSDSNIIDYEAVMFITACKAE; encoded by the exons ATGGATTGTGGACGAAGGAAATTCTACCATGAAGATCCATTTGATTGCAGGACTTTCCTTGATACATATTTCTCGGACAAGCCAGACATGGTGTTTACAGATGATGGTTTGAAATGTCCTATGATGAATTTCCATTACGTGTTCAGCTCTG GTTTTGTGAAGGGAGATGTTTTGATTGATCTCAGTGTTGGTTCCCTCATCCATCATCTCTACTCAGCTTGTGATATCTTCAAGGACATCATTATACTGAAGGTCAATGAGAATTGTAACATGGAGACAAGCAAATGGAAAGACACTCGTACTGGTGCTTATAATTGGCAGCACACATCAGCCCATGCCGCCAAGTTAGAAGGAAAGAG TGGCCAAATTGAGGACAAGGATCAGCGTCTGAAGACAGCCATCGGTCACATCATctcatgcgattttaaaaatgagAATATAACTTATCCTGTTGTGCTTCCCCTCGCTGACTGTGTCACCAGTTTGTTTCTAACGACTGCCATCAGCAAAGATGAAGATGATTACATGAGGAACCTGGAAAAAATCTCAAAGCTGCTGAGACCCGGAGGCCACCTGATACTATTTTTGGTATTAAATGTATCTTATTATATGGTTGGAGGAGAGAAGTTTCATGCTTTCACTTTTGATGAAAACTTTGTGAAAAATGCTCTTTGCAAGCTGGGCTTTGTCATTGATTATTATGCCgtacagaggaggaggagtgacagcaaTATAATTGATTATGAAGCTGTTATGTTCATCACAGCTTGCAAGGCCGAGTAG